The following proteins are co-located in the Solanum pennellii chromosome 8, SPENNV200 genome:
- the LOC107027846 gene encoding glycine-rich cell wall structural protein 1.8-like — protein MHSISCEIYSIVIPMAKSSRFFNIVFFVLLSIGICSAARTLIGLDVGVGAKVGVYAGGGGGGSGGGGGGAVAGEHGGYAGGSGSGEGGGSGYGAGGAPGGGYAGGGGGGSGGGGGGAAAGGEHGAGEGGGSGGGYGAGGAPSGGYGGGGGHGGGGGGGSASGGASGGGYGGGEGAGGGAGGAHGGAGGYGGGGGSGGGAGGGGAHGSGEGGGSGGGYGAGGAQSGGGGGGGGHGGGSASSGGAGGASGGGYGGGEGAGGGAGGSHGSGGYGGGGGGGSGGGGAYAGGEGGGHASGYGSGEGGGSGHGGGGGYAPVFKCASGIEANFLSLASPVANSSSTKGGAAFSQEECVQLLEPLISLDVGVGAKVNVYAGGGGGSGAVVDHHGGYAEKRCNCLHIKTKIVGFTKHSSMANHKVSIVFFFMLVSATICYASSRALLNLEGGPGYNVGGTIGYGAGHGGGSGGGYGGGGSGGYGGGGGGGSGGGGGGYEGVVNHGGYGGGGGEGGGSGGGSGGYAPGGGYGGGGGGGHGGGGGYGGGGDHDIGYGGGGGTGSGGGYGGGAEHGGGYGGGGGGGTGSGGGYGGGVEHGGGYGGGGGGGTGSGGGYGGGVEHGGAYGGGGGGGTGSGGGYGGGAEHGGAYGGGGGGGAGSGGGYGGGSEHEGAYGGGGGGGTGSGGGYSGGVEHGGAYGGGGGGGSGSGGGYGAGGVPGGGYGGGEGGGSGGGYGGAGGLPGSGYGGGGGHGGGSGGGYGSGEAGGGGYGGGGGAGGGAGGAYGGGHAGGGGGGGGSGGGGGHGGYIP, from the exons ATGCATTCTATAAGTTGTGAAATATATTCAATTGTTATTCCAATGGCGAAGAGTAGTagattttttaatatagttttctttgttttgttgAGTATAGGAATTTGCTCAGCTGCAAGAACCCTAATTGGTCTTGATGTTGGTGTTGGGGCAAAGGTTGGTGTCTATGCCGGTGGCGGTGGAGGAGGTTCtggtggaggtggaggtggaGCTGTAGCTGGTGAACATGGTGGTTATGCTGGTGGAAGTGGTAGCGGTGAAGGTGGTGGAAGTGGATATGGTGCTGGAGGGGCACCAGGAGGTGGATATGCAGGTGGAGGTGGTGGAGGTAGTGGTGGTGGTGGCGGTGGAGCTGCTGCTGGTGGCGAACATGGTGCAGGTGAAGGAGGTGGAAGTGGTGGTGGATACGGTGCTGGTGGGGCGCCAAGTGGTGGATATGGTGGTGGAGGTGGTCATGGTGGAGGTGGTGGAGGTGGTTCAGCATCTGGAGGAGCGTCAGGTGGTGGATATGGAGGTGGTGAAGGTGCCGGTGGTGGTGCAGGCGGAGCACATGGAGGTGCAGGAGGatatggtggtggtggtggcaGTGGAGGTGGAGCCGGTGGTGGTGGAGCACATGGTTCAGGTGAAGGAGGTGGAAGTGGTGGTGGATATGGTGCTGGTGGAGCACAAAGCGGTGGAGGTGGTGGTGGAGGTGGCCACGGAGGTGGTTCAGCATCATCAGGAGGAGCTGGTGGAGCATCAGGCGGTGGATACGGAGGTGGTGAAGGTGCTGGTGGTGGTGCAGGAGGATCTCATGGATCAGGAGGATATGGTGGCGGTGGTGGTGGTGGATCCGGTGGTGGAGGAGCGTATGCGGGCGGTGAAGGGGGTGGACATGCAAGTGGATATGGTAGTGGTGAAGGGGGTGGATCCGGacatggtggtggtggtggctATGCCCCT GTCTTTAAATGTGCTAGTGGCATAGAAGCTAATTTCTTATCATTAGCAAGTCCAGTGGCGAACAGTAGTTCTACCAAGGGTGGAGCAGCCTTCTCGCAGGAG GAATGCGTTCAGCTGCTAGAACCCCTCATTAGTCTTGATGTTGGTGTTGGTGCCAAGGTTAACGTCTATGCTGGTGGAGGCGGTGGAAGTGGAGCTGTAGTTGATCATCATGGTGGTTATGCTG AAAAG AGGTGTAATTGTTTACACATCAAAACCAAAATTGTGGGATTCACAAAACATTCTTCAATGGCTAATCATAAGGTTTCTATTGTGTTTTTCTTTATGTTAGTTAGTGCAACTATATGTTATGCTTCTTCTAGAGCTCTCCTCAATCTAGAGGGAGGTCCTGGGTACAATGTGGGTGGCACCATTGGCTATGGTGCAGGGCATGGTGGTGGTTCCGGAGGCGGTTATGGGGGAGGTGGATCTGGAGGATATGGAGGTGGTGGAGGTGGAGGTTCtggaggtggtggtggtggttatGAAGGTGTAGTTAATCATGGTGGatatggtggtggtggtggtgaagGTGGTGGTAGTGGTGGAGGTAGTGGTGGTTATGCACCTGGAGGAGGATAtggtggaggtggtggtggtggacATGGTGGAGGAGGGGgttatggtggtggtggtgatcaTGATATAGGATATGGAGGTGGAGGAGGAACAGGAAGTGGTGGTGGATATGGTGGAGGCGCAGAACATGGAGGTGGATACGGTGGTGGTGGAGGAGGAGGAACAGGAAGTGGCGGAGGATATGGTGGAGGGGTAGAACATGGAGGTGGATATGGTGGTGGTGGAGGAGGAGGAACAGGAAGTGGTGGTGGATATGGTGGAGGGGTAGAGCATGGAGGTGCATATGGTGGTGGAGGTGGAGGAGGAACAGGGAGTGGTGGTGGATATGGTGGAGGGGCAGAACATGGAGGTGCatatggtggtggtggtggaggagGAGCAGGAAGTGGTGGCGGATATGGTGGAGGTTCAGAACATGAAGGTGCATATGGTGGTGGTGGAGGAGGAGGAACAGGAAGTGGTGGTGGATATAGTGGTGGTGTAGAACATGGAGGTGCATATGGTGGTGGAGGAGGAGGTGGTAGTGGTAGTGGTGGTGGATATGGTGCAGGAGGGGTTCCAGGAGGTGGTTATGGAGGTGGAGAAGGGGGAGGAAGTGGTGGTGGTTATGGAGGAGCAGGGGGTTTACCTGGTAGTGGATATGGAGGGGGAGGTGGTCATGGAGGAGGTAGTGGAGGAGGCTATGGTTCAGGAGAAGCTGGTGGTGGTGGATATGGAGGCGGTGGAGGTGCAGGTGGTGGCGCAGGAGGAGCTTATGGAGGTGGACATGCTGGTGGTGGCGGTGGAGGTGGTGGAAGTGGTGGAGGAGGTGGCCATGGTGGCTACATTCCTTGA
- the LOC107026714 gene encoding ubiquitin carboxyl-terminal hydrolase 20-like, translated as MEALCSETLETGSKPVDFVNSDETLDTSSPISADQNLPNTENSAGFNESEELCMEEEELDASPVRTYSAPYYCSRWGQPWGKVTDSKPLDSQLTDAEPKDEPSPFDWTDGSSENKVETKKLVIIESQWNSYRDEEPKFIQGAGLANLGNTCFLNAVLQSFMHTVPLIQGLKSIDHATPCNCYLNGFCVICALRKLIDASLFSEAGVVSPWKFVNNLNYFSSTFHRFQQEDAHEFLQCFLDKLERCYDDSKSKDCQTLETDNIVKQAFGGRLVSKLRCCNCGHCSDTYETLIDLSLEIEDVDSVDAALESFTKVEKIEDSETKFSCEKCKEQVSIEKQLVLDKAPTVAALHLKRFKTDGSLVEKIDKYVSFPLELDLHAYADNSQTDNVEMKYDLYAVIVHIGFSYFSGHYYSFIRSAPNEWYKFDDSKVVRVREDYVLSQEAYVLFYAKRGTAWFSDFIEGQKPFIDPSILSTSPKSVLENTDAGCVPSPLLPNAQAFDVKESNGAANESSPSPLNKVHHSDGKENVQMMSTPTPPLGASNILVSKSREVGKVVSPSVIKDLSKPVSSVSVLKENSSTLTPGSTSRTLYITPDTPPRSPSPEIYREDPPDNDYHIPRGHLRTVGQVSCKKQLQKDDLEQDMERKQACFLIKKNMPGSRGQQLLAAMQGSRSEGSAKKRRRRMEVSPTREDSNSTSRRRSSIGSTMRPVMAGSMR; from the exons ATGGAAGCGCTTTGCTCAGAAACCCTAGAAACCGGTTCTAAACCGGTTGATTTTGTAAATTCTGACGAAACCCTAGATACGTCTTCTCCGATTTCTGCTGATCAGAATCTACCGAATACTGAAAATTCAGCCGGTTTCAATGAATCGGAAGAGTTATGTATGGAGGAAGAGGAATTGGATGCGTCACCTGTTCGCACATACTCTGCTCCATATTATTGCTCACGTTGGGGTCAACCTTGGGGTAAAGTCACCGACTCCAAGCCTTTGGATTCACAACTCACTGATGCTGAGCCGAAGGATGAGCCATCGCCTTTCGATTGGACGGACGGCTCTTCGGAAAATAAAGTTGAAACTAAGAAATTGGTGATAATTGAGTCTCAGTGGAATTCGTATAGAGACGAGGAACCTAAGTTTATACAG GGTGCAGGACTTGCTAATTTAGGCAATACGTGCTTTCTAAACGCGGTTTTGCAATCGTTCATGCACACAGTACCTCTGATTCAGGGCCTTAAGTCGATTGATCACGCCACACCATGTAATT GTTACCTGAACGGGTTCTGTGTAATTTGTGCGCTGAGAAAGCTTATTGATGCTTCTCTGTTTTCTGAGGCTGGTGTAGTCTCTCCCTGGAAATTTGTTAACAACTTGAACT ATTTTTCTTCTACTTTCCATCGGTTCCAACAggaagatgctcatgagtttctaCAGTGTTTCCTGGATAAACTTGAAAGATGTTATGATGATTCAAAATCAAAAGACTGCCAAACTTTAGAGACTGACAACATTGTGAAGCAGGCTTTTGGAGGTCGTTTAGTTAGCAAA TTGCGGTGTTGTAATTGTGGCCATTGTTCTGACACATATGAGACTCTAATAGATCTGAGTTTAGAGATTGAAGATGTCGACAGTGTGGACGCAGCTCTAGAGTCATTCACAAAGGTTGAGAAAATTGAGGACTCTGAAACAAAATTTTCATGTGAAAAATGTAAGGAGCAAGTCTCCATTGAGAAGCAACTTGTACTTGATAAGGCTCCTACAGTAGCGGCCCTTCATTTAAAGAGATTCAAAACAGATGGTTCTCTTGTTGAGAAGATTGACAAATATGTTTCGTTTCCTCTTGAATTGGACTTGCATGCTTATGCTGATAACAGCCAAACTGATAAT GTAGAAATGAAGTATGATCTTTATGCAGTTATAGTGCATATAGGATTTTCATACTTTTCTGGGCACTATTACAGCTTCATTCGTTCTGCTCCTAATGAATGGTATAAATTTGATGACTCAAAG GTTGTTCGTGTTCGAGAAGATTATGTTTTATCACAGGAAGCATATGTTCTATTTTATGCAAAGAGGGGAACTGCTTGGTTTTCAGATTTTATTGAAGGGCAAAAGCCTTTTATAGATCCGTCCATACTGAGTACTTCTCCCAAATCGGTTTTAGAGAATACAGATGCTGGCTGTGTTCCTTCTCCGCTTCTGCCGAATGCCCAGGCTTTCGATGTCAAAGAATCCAATGGTGCTGCAAATGAGTCATCTCCCAGTCCTCTCAACAAGGTTCATCATAGTGATGGAAAGGAGAATGTGCAGATGATGTCTACTCCTACACCACCACTAGGTGCAAGTAATATTCTGGTTTCCAAGTCACGTGAAGTGGGTAAAGTGGTTTCACCTTCAGTAATCAAAGATTTGTCTAAACCAGTTTCTAGTGTTTCAGTACTCAAAGAAAATAGCAGTACTCTGACCCCTGGTTCTACCAGCAGAACTTTATATATCACACCCGACACACCACCTAGATCTCCAAGCCCAGAGATATACAGAGAAGATCCCCCAG ATAACGATTACCATATTCCTCGTGGTCATCTAAGAACAGTAGGCCAGGTTTCTTGCAAAAAGCAACTGCAGAAAGACGACCTAGAGCAGGACATGGAAAGAAAGCAGGCGTGCTTTCTGATAAAGAAAAACATGCCTGGGTCTAGAGGCCAGCAATTACTAGCTGCTATGCAGGGCTCGCGCAGTGAAGGTTCTGCTAAAAAGAGGAGGAGAAGAATGGAAGTATCTCCAACTAGAGAAGACAGTAATTCCACCAGTCGCCGAAGGTCTAGCATTGGCTCTACGATGCGTCCTGTCATGGCTGGCAGCATGAGATAA